TCGGGCCGTTCATTATCTTCAGCAACCTTCTCATCAGCAATTACAGATTCAGGGCAAATGCATGATTATGAAAGTTTCGGTGGATAGGGGAGGAGCTCGCGTAGAGACATCCCACTGGCTGACAAAGGCGAGGATGCCAGGTCCAGCAAATTGAGCAGCAGCCTTGTTAGATGTCGTGAACAGTTGCCTGCAGATGCGCCAAGTCAACATAGTAGCCGGCGGGGGAGAAGTGAGATGTTTGAATATATTTCTCGACAAACTCCCTGTAGGGATGACAATACCTGGTCACATGCCATCTTTCAATGTCACGACCTCTAACACCTCGCACCCCAAAAAAAGCCTCAGATCCATAGATGACTACCTCGGTATTGAGCAGGTAAATTGGAGTCATAGATCCCGAACCGTAAGGAACAACACTCAATGCTATAGAATATTGACTTGCAATTTTAAGCTTTGAAGGGACTGACAAACCACTAATGATGTCCACGGAAACATCGAACGCAGATGCACAACTGTCAATAATGCTTGACATCGCGCTATCAAGACTAGAGTTTTTATACGTCGTAACAACACCAGCTTCTCCCTGGGAATAGTGAGGAATCGAAGTGCCCCCATCAATTACAACCGTACGAATTCCTTTCTTTGCTGCAGACTCAAAGACAGTCTCTACAACATTTGGAGTATTAAGACACTTTCTTCTCCCTTTGCGATTATCGAGCTGTAGATAGATAGCCGTGGTTGGTTCCTTGCGCCGTGGGCTTACCGCACACCTTCGCAGCAGGTCGAGGGATGCAGCTGGGGGAAGGCGAGAGACAAGGGGAATCGCGATAAGCCCAGGAAGCATATAAAGGGGAGTTGCATCATGCCTATAACTAGACAGATGATAGGTACGATTGCAGAATGACTTCAGTGGAATTCCACTAAGGTGCATGATTTCAAGAGTAGAGAGAAAGTCCCACTCCCCAAGCAACAGGTTGACTGCCCTACCATGATTAGCGAGCTCCTCTAGGACAGCTAGGTGTGCTATCTCGTTGATTATTGTATGCCCAAAGCTGCTTCGGCTACCGATCAGAAAAGCGTGCTCAAGAGGGGCAGTCGCGACCTTTGGCCATTTGGATAGAATATGACAGATTGCATTCTCCAGCACAGGAATAAGAAGCGGGGGCATTTTCCATTGCGTAGAAACAATGACAGAAACTTCTTCACTCCCTAGCCTAGTTATTACGATTGCCTGAAGACTACTGTAATAACCCCCATAGACTGGAACGAGCAAGTGCTCGCCGTTGGAAAATGGGATAGCAATAGTTGGATGTGTTCCACCAACAAGAACTGTACCCAGCGGGAGGAGCCTTGAGATGTCAAGATCTTTTGAAACCGCAAGAGACATCTCAGTTGAGAGGTTGGCCGTAAATAGACTGGTATAGATATTCGCCAAGTCATTAATATTGCGTCGCTCACTGTGATTCTCAGGAGTCCTATTGGCGTACCAAGAACAACCAAGATCAGGGATATTCAAGCACGTTTCTGAGTTGCGGTAGAGCAGGTCTCCAAAGAGTCGACCCGCACTTAGATATGACAACAGGCCAAACACCTCGTAAAGCTGTTGAGATGCCAGAGAATGCGGGTGCGCCCACTGAAGCTCATTAACAATCTCCAGAATTGATAAAGACTCTAGTCTACCCGCAGCAATATAATGGAGTCTAAGACTAATTGTTTGCGACTCAGGATATTCTTGGGTCAGTGCACTATTCACAGGCTGAACGCAGGACAGGAGCTTTTCAAGACAACTTGATGCCTTGTCTTTCCTTTCGGCAGCGAACAACTTTGCGGCAAGAAGCAAAGCGATATTAGGCTTGATCAAGCAACTCGAATCTTGCGATAGCTGTGTAAGTTCTGCCAGGTATTCTTCGCATTGACCCGCAGACAAGGAAGAATAACTCTTGCTTTCAATAAGAGAAGAGAATGCATCTAGTTTTTGCTTGGCTGACTCACAGTGTGAAAAGTCCATAACAGTACTCAGGTTGCACCATCCTATGCCACTAGCATAGGATGGTGCACGGAGAAGATACAGGTGAGAGGACTTTGCCGATCGTAAGAGTGATCAGGGATGATTGGGATGTAGTTCGGGTTCACAGCGGACAAGTCGCTCGGTTTCGGTGACTACAGCATACCGCAATTAGGCAGATCACCAGGCGGGAGCAAATTAACGCTCAGACGCAGGTGGATGCGCTTTTGCCAGGCACGAGGGAACCCGATCAGCCCCCTTATCCCACAACCAGGCTGAGAGGTGCCAGAACTGGTGCCTGTTGGAAATCATACTATGGACTCAGCTCAACAGTCGATTGTTCTCCTTAGGTGATGTCTCCTGAATAAGGAGTCACGGGGTGCGGGCGAGAAGATTTCGTCAGTTAAGTAGTTACTGCATGATCGCTATACTGCGCTCAGTTCATTGATCAAGGATTCCCTGGTGACACGATAAGGTGGGTACCTTTTACTGGGCAGTTCCAACACTTGACATCGTGAACCCTGGGCGGGAGGAATAGGGTTCGATTTCAAGGTAGACCTCATGGGGAATTTTTGCCTCCCAGTGAGGTTCCCCCGATTTCAAGGACAAGTCGATAGGGGTCACGCCATGACCACCAGACTGTTCATCGATGAGCAACCCCACCAGAACCCGGCGCCGGTTTACGGCGCAGCAGAAGGCGGAGGCCGTGGACCTCTGCCTGCAGGAGGGCCTCTCCTGCAATGCCGTCGCCCAGCGGCTCGGCCTTCCTTCCAGCAGCCTGGCCCGCTTGATGCACCAGGCCCGCGTCGACCGTGGCCAGGCCAGCCCCCGTGACCAGGACTCGCTCACCAGCGAGGAACGCGCCGAGCTCAACCGGCTCTCCGCAAGGAGAACCGTGGACTCAGGAGGGAGAAGGATTTTTCAGGCTGGCGGCAGCGCACTTTGCGTAGCCCGCAGGGCTTGCGCGCAGCAGTAAGGGCAGCTGCCGCCGAGAGGTTTCGCCTGATCAATCAGCTCTGTCCCGTGTCAATCAGGTTGAAGGGTGGCGTCAATCAGGTTGACCGGTGAGCGGCACCGGTTTTGCCCCTGCTGCAGGCCTGAACTGCCGATGAGGACTGGATCGTGACCAGGCATGTCGCGGCGCGTCAATCTGGTTGGTTGCGCGGGGAGATTGCCTCGACAGGTGGGCCAGTTGTCGCGTCGCCGCCCTGGTCTTGGACGTCTGGGCCGCTGATGCCGGTGATCGTGCCGGTGCTGACGCCCGCGTCAATTACGTTGGCGGGTCGCTGGAATCGCTGGAAACCCTTGCAGCAGCTGCCTTCTGCCGGTAGCTCTCGCCCTTGATGCCGATGATGTGGCAGTGGTGCACCAGCCGGTCCACCGCTGCCACGGTCATGGAGCCGCTGGGGAAGATGTCGTCCCACTCGCGGAAGGGCTGGTTGCTGGTCACCAGCAGTGATTTGCGCTCGTAGCGGTGGCAGATCAGCTCGAACAGCACCGAGGTCTCCAGCTCGCTGCGCCGCACGTAGGAGATGTCGTCGATCACCAGCAGGGCGTAGCGATCGAGCTTCTGCAGCATCGCCGGCAGGTCGTAGGCCGCCTTGGCCTTCTGCAGCAGCTGCACCAGCGTGGTGGCGGGGAAGAAGCGGCAGACCTGGTCCTGCGCCACCATCGCCATCGTGATGGCAATGGCCAGGTGGGTCTTGCCCACCCCGCTGGGACCGAACAGCAGCAGGTTTTCCGCCTGCAGCAGCCAGGTGGTCTGCCGCGCCAGGCTCTGGAGCTCCTGCCACTGGCGGGGATCGAGGTGCTGGTGGTCAAAGCCGTCGAGGCCCTTCTGCCAGGGGAGATGGGCACCGCGCAGCAGCCGCTGCTGACGGGCGGTCTGCCGCTGTTCCAGCTCCTGCTCGCAGAGGGCGTAGAGGAACTGGCCCGGGCTCCAGCCCTGGGCCTCAGCCTGCTCGGCCAGCGGCTGCCAGTGGCTGCGAAACCGCGCCAGCTTGAGTTGTTTGAGCAGCAGCGGCAGGGCCGCTTCCACCGCCTGTGAGCGCGGCAGCGGGGACGAGGTGGTCATAGGAGGCCAGCAGGTGTTGGGGAATGACGGGATCGGGGAGGCTCGGGCAGCGGGGCGGCACGCGAAAGCGCTGCTGCAGAGCCGAGAGGGACAGGGACTGGCGGCGCTGGGCCTGCTCCAGGAAGGCGAGCACCAACTCAAACGAGGCCACCCGCACCGCCACATACAGGGCCTCCGCCATCAGCCGGGCCGCACCGTCACGCTCACCGCCGGCCAGCAACTGCTGCCAGAACTCCCACCAGCGCTGATCCGGGAACAGGTGGCGCTGGTAGCGGCAATGGAGCAGGGCCCGGGGCTTGGCCCGCAGGCCATCGATCAGGTGCTCCAGATCGATGCACCAGGCCCGCTTCTCACCTGCGGCGCCATAGGCGCGCGGGAGCTGGCAGACCCAGCCGCTGCCCAGGAACACCACCAGCCGGTCGTGGTGCAGCCGCACCGTGACCTGACGGCCGATCAGGGTGGGCGGCACCGAGTAGATCACCTGCCTCACCTCGATCGTGCTGGTGCTCCGCACCCGCACCGTGAGCCGCTCGTAGTCGGCAAAGCGGAACGCCGGCAGAGGGGCCAGATGCTCCAGCTCCTGCTCGTAGCGCCGTTGCCGGGGGGCGTTGAGGGCGCTGAACACCTCAGCGAGAAGCTCGCCGTATTCGGCCGGCTCCTCGAAATCACAGCTGCCGCGCAGGATCAGCTTCTGCTCCAGCCGCCGTTTCACATGGCCGTTGGGTCCCTCGACGATGCCGTTCTCGTGGGCCACACCCCGGTTGTTGCGGCTGGGGGACAGGCCGTAGTGGGCACACAGGGCCTGGTAGCGGGGGGTGATGTCGAGGGCGTAGCTGCCATCCCGGTTGCGGCTGGCGGCCGAGAGCCGATCGGTGCGCAGCTCTCTGGGCACCCCACCGCAGGCGGCCAGGGCGTTCTGCAGACCCTCGGAGAGGGCCACGAAACTCTCTCCGCCGTGGACGATCTGCCCGTAGGCCCAGCCGCTCCAGGCCAGGCGGTAGTGAAAGAGAAGGTGGGGGAACGGTTGTCCGCGCAGGGTGATCGCCACCCGTTTCACCCGGGTGAAGTCGCAGAAGCCGATCTCGCCGGGCTGGTAGGCCAGCGGGAACATCACTGACGTGACCCCCTTTATCGGTCCAGTCCTTATGAGAGTGGGTGGTCATGGTCATGCTGCAGCTCCTTGTTGAGCTGCCTCCAGGGGCGTACGCCCCTGGAGGGCCGAATGCGGCCTGAGTGAGTTGTACTCCCATCGCCAGCGATCGGCCAGGATCTGAGCCTCCGGGGCTGTGGTGAACAACTCGGTGTTGAGGAACTCATCCCGGAACCGGCCGTTGAACGACTCGGCAAAACCGTTCTCCCACGGGGATCCTGGCTCGATGTAGGCCGTGCTGGTGGCGCTGCTGGCCTCGCACCAGTCCCGTAGAGCCTGGGCAATGAACTCAGGGCCGTTGTCCGATCGGATGAACGCTGGCGCCGGGTAGAGGCTGGTGAGTTCCTCCAGCACAGTCACCACGTCTTTGGCCTTGCACCGCCTGCCCACCCGGATCGCCAGGCAGAGGCGGCTGTGCTCGTCGATCACGTTCAGGAACTTGAGTCTGCGGCCATCGGCGGTGGCATCGAACTGGAAATCCATGGCCCACACCTGGTGGGGATGCTGGGCCCGGTGACGCCTCACCGAGCCGTCGGCGGGCCGTGCCCGCTTCCGCTTCCTGGGAGTGGGCCGCTGCAGCCCCTCCTCCCGCCAGAGCCGTTGCACCCGCTTGTGGTTCACGGTCCAGCCCTCCCGACGCAGCAGGCGGTAGGCCATGCGGCGGCCCCAGCGGATGTGCTCAGCTGCAATCTCCCTCAGGCGGTGCCGAAGCTTGGTCTCCTCCAGGTCGACGACCTTCCCGCAATGGCGCTGGGTGCTGCGGTGCTGCCCCACAACACGGCAGGCCTGGCGCTCTGATGCCCGGTAACGCTCCTGCAGGACCGTGACGGCCCTGCGACGGCGTTCCGGGCTCAGAAGTTTCCCTCCGCAAGGTCCT
This portion of the Cyanobium sp. NIES-981 genome encodes:
- a CDS encoding transposase, yielding MSNPTRTRRRFTAQQKAEAVDLCLQEGLSCNAVAQRLGLPSSSLARLMHQARVDRGQASPRDQDSLTSEERAELNRLSARRTVDSGGRRIFQAGGSALCVARRACAQQ
- the istB gene encoding IS21-like element helper ATPase IstB, encoding MEAALPLLLKQLKLARFRSHWQPLAEQAEAQGWSPGQFLYALCEQELEQRQTARQQRLLRGAHLPWQKGLDGFDHQHLDPRQWQELQSLARQTTWLLQAENLLLFGPSGVGKTHLAIAITMAMVAQDQVCRFFPATTLVQLLQKAKAAYDLPAMLQKLDRYALLVIDDISYVRRSELETSVLFELICHRYERKSLLVTSNQPFREWDDIFPSGSMTVAAVDRLVHHCHIIGIKGESYRQKAAAARVSSDSSDPPT
- a CDS encoding DDE-type integrase/transposase/recombinase translates to MFPLAYQPGEIGFCDFTRVKRVAITLRGQPFPHLLFHYRLAWSGWAYGQIVHGGESFVALSEGLQNALAACGGVPRELRTDRLSAASRNRDGSYALDITPRYQALCAHYGLSPSRNNRGVAHENGIVEGPNGHVKRRLEQKLILRGSCDFEEPAEYGELLAEVFSALNAPRQRRYEQELEHLAPLPAFRFADYERLTVRVRSTSTIEVRQVIYSVPPTLIGRQVTVRLHHDRLVVFLGSGWVCQLPRAYGAAGEKRAWCIDLEHLIDGLRAKPRALLHCRYQRHLFPDQRWWEFWQQLLAGGERDGAARLMAEALYVAVRVASFELVLAFLEQAQRRQSLSLSALQQRFRVPPRCPSLPDPVIPQHLLASYDHLVPAAALTGGGSGPAAAAQTTQAGAVSQPLAAAGRAG
- a CDS encoding IS3 family transposase (programmed frameshift); protein product: MKRTRHTAEQIIRKLKTADQLIAQGKTVADVCRVIEVTQPTYHRWRQQYGGMQAEEARRLTQLEKENARLKKLLAEAELEKAMLKDLGGGKLLSPERRRRAVTVLQERYRASERQACRVVGQHRSTQRHCGKVVDLEETKLRHRLREIAAEHIRWGRRMAYRLLRREGWTVNHKRVQRLWREEGLQRPTPRKRKRARPADGSVRRHRAQHPHQVWAMDFQFDATADGRRLKFLNVIDEHSRLCLAIRVGRRCKAKDVVTVLEELTSLYPAPAFIRSDNGPEFIAQALRDWCEASSATSTAYIEPGSPWENGFAESFNGRFRDEFLNTELFTTAPEAQILADRWRWEYNSLRPHSALQGRTPLEAAQQGAAA